A window of Longispora fulva contains these coding sequences:
- a CDS encoding NAD(P)H-binding protein: protein MLLVTGANGQLGRRVVTHLLARVPATALAVSVRDPGAAADLAALGVSVRRGDFDEPDTLPEAFAGARRMLLISSAGMPHEVRFAHHRAAVAGAVAAGVSSLVYTSLSTASPASIGEVHRRTEAVIAGSGLRHTFLRNPLYTDNFLGGVLEETELVTATGRGRVASALRDDLAEAAAVVLADETHDRDVYDLTGPAAWSQDELAAALSEVTGRPVTHDAVAPDEYARQLRAAEVPEGLVAVLLDIHATIASGGFSEVTGDLAALLGRRPLSVAEAVRAL, encoded by the coding sequence ATGTTGCTGGTCACCGGAGCGAACGGTCAACTGGGTCGACGGGTCGTCACCCACCTCCTGGCGCGGGTCCCCGCCACCGCCCTCGCCGTCAGCGTGCGCGATCCCGGGGCGGCCGCCGACCTGGCGGCCCTCGGCGTCTCCGTGCGCAGGGGGGACTTCGACGAGCCGGACACCCTGCCGGAGGCGTTCGCCGGGGCCCGGCGGATGCTGCTGATCTCCTCGGCGGGCATGCCGCACGAGGTGCGGTTCGCCCACCACAGGGCCGCCGTGGCCGGGGCCGTGGCCGCCGGGGTGTCCTCGCTGGTCTACACGAGCCTGAGCACCGCGAGCCCGGCGAGCATCGGGGAGGTGCACCGCAGGACGGAGGCGGTGATCGCCGGGTCGGGGCTGCGGCACACGTTCCTGCGCAACCCGCTGTACACGGACAACTTCCTCGGCGGGGTGCTCGAGGAGACGGAGCTGGTCACGGCCACCGGGCGCGGCCGGGTCGCCAGCGCGCTCCGTGACGACCTCGCCGAGGCGGCGGCCGTCGTGCTCGCCGACGAGACCCACGACCGCGACGTGTACGACCTCACCGGCCCCGCCGCGTGGAGCCAGGACGAGCTGGCGGCGGCCCTGTCGGAGGTGACCGGCCGGCCGGTGACGCACGACGCCGTCGCCCCGGACGAGTACGCCCGCCAGTTGCGCGCCGCGGAGGTGCCCGAGGGGCTGGTCGCGGTGCTGCTCGACATCCACGCCACGATCGCCTCCGGCGGGTTCTCCGAGGTCACGGGGGATCTCGCGGCGCTGCTCGGCCGGCGGCCGCTGTCGGTGGCCGAGGCGGTCCGGGCACTCTAG
- a CDS encoding dolichyl-phosphate-mannose--protein mannosyltransferase, with product MAPTAGDLVRRRLTPLAPPDPVSWVWTAAVALIAAVIRVLGLATPRGQQFDEQHYVKHAQTMLDRGVEWNVENNYPDFVVHPPLGKWCIAAGEALFGRDEFGWRIAGVFAGVAAVVVVTRLGRRMFGSTVLGCAAGLLMALDGFQFVLSRFALLDIFLLAFTVGSFACLVADRDHRRSRLLAGRAPRLWWRFASAALLGCALGVKWSAVFHAVAFVVLLVVWEYRGRRSARLPRPAVGRVLGAALAYTGATVTVYLGTWTGWLASDNAWDRHWLRDHGRAEWPVVGALYNLYRYHVDALTFHTGLDTGHPYQSWPMQWLLLSRPVLFASGPATGCGADQCSSVVLLLGTPVLWWSFLPALVVLTWLAISRRDWRAWAILAGALVGIVPWFAFTTRTMYYFYAAPSEPFLILAVVFVLGTVARRWRSAGPAVIGAYVGLVAVCFAYFYPVLTGTPISNAAWWARMWLGNHWV from the coding sequence ATGGCCCCCACCGCAGGCGACCTCGTCCGCCGCCGACTGACCCCGCTCGCCCCGCCGGACCCGGTGTCCTGGGTGTGGACGGCGGCCGTCGCGCTGATCGCGGCCGTGATCCGGGTGCTCGGGCTGGCCACGCCCCGGGGCCAGCAGTTCGACGAGCAGCACTACGTCAAGCACGCCCAGACGATGCTCGACCGGGGCGTCGAGTGGAACGTCGAGAACAACTACCCCGACTTCGTGGTGCACCCGCCGCTCGGCAAGTGGTGCATCGCGGCCGGCGAGGCGCTGTTCGGCCGCGACGAGTTCGGCTGGCGGATCGCCGGGGTCTTCGCGGGGGTCGCCGCCGTCGTGGTGGTCACCCGGCTCGGCCGGCGGATGTTCGGCTCCACGGTGCTGGGCTGCGCCGCCGGGCTCCTGATGGCCCTCGACGGGTTCCAGTTCGTGCTGTCGCGGTTCGCGCTGCTGGACATCTTCCTGCTCGCGTTCACGGTCGGCTCGTTCGCCTGCCTCGTCGCCGACCGCGACCACCGCCGGTCCCGGCTGCTCGCGGGGCGGGCCCCCCGCCTGTGGTGGCGGTTCGCCAGCGCGGCGCTGCTCGGCTGCGCGCTGGGCGTGAAGTGGAGCGCGGTGTTCCACGCCGTCGCGTTCGTGGTGCTGCTGGTGGTGTGGGAGTACCGGGGCCGGCGGTCCGCCCGGCTGCCCCGCCCGGCGGTCGGCCGGGTGCTCGGCGCGGCGCTGGCGTACACCGGCGCGACGGTCACGGTCTACCTGGGCACGTGGACCGGCTGGCTGGCCAGCGACAACGCCTGGGACCGGCACTGGCTGCGCGACCACGGCCGGGCGGAGTGGCCGGTGGTCGGGGCGCTGTACAACCTGTACCGCTACCACGTGGACGCCCTGACCTTCCACACGGGACTCGACACCGGGCATCCGTACCAGTCCTGGCCGATGCAGTGGCTGTTGCTGAGCCGGCCGGTGCTGTTCGCCAGCGGCCCGGCCACCGGCTGCGGGGCCGACCAGTGCTCCTCGGTGGTGCTGCTGCTCGGCACGCCGGTGCTGTGGTGGTCGTTCCTGCCGGCGCTCGTCGTGCTGACCTGGCTGGCGATCAGCCGCCGGGACTGGCGGGCCTGGGCGATCCTGGCCGGGGCGCTGGTCGGCATCGTGCCGTGGTTCGCCTTCACCACCCGCACCATGTACTACTTCTACGCCGCCCCCAGCGAGCCCTTCCTGATCCTGGCCGTCGTGTTCGTCCTCGGGACGGTCGCCCGACGGTGGCGCTCGGCCGGCCCGGCCGTGATCGGGGCCTATGTCGGCCTGGTGGCGGTCTGCTTCGCCTACTTCTACCCGGTGCTGACGGGGACGCCGATCTCCAACGCCGCGTGGTGGGCCCGGATGTGGCTGGGGAACCACTGGGTCTGA
- a CDS encoding AfsR/SARP family transcriptional regulator — MRLGLLGPVEYWHDDQPLPLGPPMQRAVLAVLALDTGRVVSVERLVEALWGEDPPPRPQGMIQTYISRLRALFRPVGVGITRRGGGYALDVPPTEVDAHVFRQRVAVARAAGDRVGLRAALDLWRGEPLSDVPDSELVDRARAGLVEERLTALEICLDLELDAGLHREALAELSTLAGAHPLREEPLRLLMLALYRGGRQAEALERYDEARRLLADELGLEPSAALAALQGQILRGEGTPPAAPAPVEARSVPRLLPYDVPDFTGRSAEVARLGALAARSATTVVISAIDGMAGVGKTATAVHVAHSLAGRFPDGQLFIDLHGFTAGRTPVAPGAALASLLRALGVPDAQIPTELDERAALWRDELADRRVLVVLDNAANAAQVRPLIPGTKGSLVLITSRRRLATVDGAVPVSLDVLSEEDAHALFVGIVGDRARAEPGATAEVLGLCGCLPLALRIAAARLAHRDRWTVAHLAERLRAERHRLAEFAVDDQDVSAVFQLSYADLVPEQQRLFRLLGTHPGPDVDVYAAAALAGVQHRVAEDLLDGLVDAHLLTQRTAGRYTMHDLLRFYAADLAGTAERHDALTRLFDHYRYTASRAMDVYDTQDAHRRPPVPPSGSPTPELADGAAAVVWLDAERANLMAVAGHAAAHGWLEHTADLSLLLTRYLDTGSHYLEAETLHRLALGGTDQAKRGKSLSFLGITCWRRGRYAEAYEHFRLSMIIAGEVGDRSSEGNVLNNMGVVLVRLGRYDEAIAHHERAMVIAREVGEPVAEARNLSNIAIVHKRLGRYPEALREQRAALEIFRRVGSRTAEGITLQNLANLCRILKRYPEALIHYGRSLEIALEYGDRGGEANALDGVGMVHLEQGRLDQALDHFTRGLELAREVGERYQEMNLLNGLGETLSASGEHRRALLRFDAAHAIASELGERAEQARAHRGLGHAHRALGETEDARLNLKEALALYTELGVPEVQAVREALRDL; from the coding sequence GTGAGACTGGGACTGCTGGGGCCGGTGGAGTACTGGCACGACGACCAGCCCCTGCCGCTCGGCCCGCCGATGCAGCGCGCGGTGCTGGCCGTCCTCGCCCTCGACACCGGCCGGGTGGTGTCCGTGGAACGGCTGGTCGAGGCGCTGTGGGGCGAGGACCCGCCGCCGCGCCCCCAGGGGATGATCCAGACGTACATCTCCCGGCTGCGGGCGCTGTTCCGCCCGGTCGGGGTCGGCATCACCCGCCGGGGCGGCGGCTACGCCCTGGACGTGCCGCCGACGGAGGTCGACGCGCACGTGTTCCGCCAGCGGGTCGCGGTGGCCAGGGCCGCCGGCGACCGGGTCGGGCTGCGCGCGGCCCTGGACCTGTGGCGGGGCGAGCCGCTGTCCGACGTCCCCGACAGCGAGCTCGTCGACCGGGCCCGCGCCGGGCTGGTCGAGGAGCGGCTGACCGCCCTGGAGATCTGCCTGGACCTCGAGCTCGACGCCGGCCTGCACCGCGAGGCCCTGGCGGAGTTGTCCACCCTGGCCGGCGCGCACCCGCTGCGCGAGGAGCCGCTGCGCCTGCTCATGCTCGCCCTGTACCGGGGCGGCCGGCAGGCAGAGGCCCTCGAACGCTACGACGAGGCCCGCCGGCTGCTCGCCGACGAGCTGGGCCTGGAGCCCTCCGCGGCCCTCGCGGCGCTGCAGGGCCAGATCCTGCGGGGCGAGGGCACCCCACCGGCGGCCCCGGCCCCGGTCGAGGCCCGGAGCGTGCCCCGGCTGCTGCCGTACGACGTGCCGGACTTCACCGGCCGGTCCGCCGAGGTGGCCCGGCTCGGCGCGCTCGCCGCCCGGTCGGCGACGACCGTGGTCATCTCCGCGATCGACGGGATGGCCGGCGTCGGCAAGACCGCGACCGCCGTGCACGTCGCGCACAGCCTCGCCGGCCGGTTCCCCGACGGGCAGCTGTTCATCGACCTGCACGGCTTCACGGCCGGCCGGACCCCGGTGGCGCCCGGGGCCGCGCTCGCCTCGCTGCTGCGCGCCCTCGGGGTGCCCGACGCGCAGATCCCGACGGAGCTGGACGAACGCGCCGCCCTGTGGCGGGACGAGCTGGCCGACCGCCGGGTGCTCGTCGTCCTCGACAACGCGGCGAACGCCGCCCAGGTCCGGCCGCTGATCCCCGGAACGAAGGGCTCGCTGGTCCTGATCACCAGCCGCCGCCGGCTCGCCACGGTCGACGGAGCCGTGCCGGTGTCCCTGGACGTGCTGTCCGAGGAGGACGCCCACGCCCTGTTCGTCGGGATCGTCGGCGACCGGGCGCGCGCCGAGCCGGGGGCGACCGCGGAGGTGCTGGGGCTGTGCGGGTGCCTGCCGCTGGCGCTGCGGATCGCGGCGGCCCGGCTGGCGCACCGCGACCGGTGGACCGTCGCGCACCTGGCCGAACGGCTGCGCGCCGAACGGCACCGGCTCGCCGAGTTCGCCGTCGACGACCAGGACGTCAGCGCCGTCTTCCAGCTGTCCTACGCCGACCTCGTCCCGGAGCAGCAGCGGCTGTTCCGGCTGCTGGGCACGCACCCGGGACCGGACGTCGACGTGTACGCCGCGGCGGCGCTGGCCGGCGTCCAGCACCGGGTGGCCGAGGACCTGCTCGACGGGCTGGTCGACGCGCACCTGCTGACCCAGCGCACGGCGGGCCGGTACACGATGCACGACCTGTTGCGGTTCTACGCCGCGGACCTGGCCGGGACCGCCGAGCGGCACGACGCGCTGACCAGGCTGTTCGACCATTACCGGTACACGGCGTCGCGGGCCATGGACGTCTACGACACCCAGGACGCGCACCGCCGGCCCCCGGTACCGCCGAGCGGCTCCCCGACCCCGGAGCTGGCCGACGGGGCCGCCGCCGTGGTCTGGCTGGACGCCGAGCGGGCCAACCTGATGGCCGTCGCCGGCCATGCCGCGGCCCACGGCTGGCTGGAGCACACCGCTGACCTGTCGCTGCTCCTGACCCGCTACCTCGACACCGGCTCGCACTACCTGGAGGCCGAGACCCTGCACCGGCTGGCCCTCGGCGGCACGGACCAGGCCAAGCGCGGCAAGTCCCTGAGCTTCCTGGGGATCACGTGCTGGCGCCGGGGGCGGTACGCGGAGGCGTACGAGCACTTCCGGCTGTCGATGATCATCGCCGGGGAGGTCGGGGACCGGTCCTCGGAGGGCAACGTGCTCAACAACATGGGCGTGGTCCTGGTCCGCCTCGGCCGGTACGACGAGGCGATCGCGCACCACGAGCGGGCCATGGTCATCGCCCGCGAGGTCGGGGAGCCGGTCGCCGAGGCCCGCAACCTGAGCAACATCGCGATCGTGCACAAGCGCCTCGGCCGGTACCCGGAGGCGCTGCGCGAACAGCGCGCGGCCCTGGAGATCTTCCGCCGGGTGGGCAGCCGGACGGCGGAGGGCATCACGCTGCAGAATCTCGCCAACCTGTGCCGGATCCTCAAGCGCTACCCGGAGGCGCTCATCCACTACGGACGGTCGCTGGAGATCGCCCTGGAGTACGGGGACCGGGGCGGCGAGGCCAACGCCCTGGACGGGGTCGGCATGGTGCACCTGGAACAGGGCCGGCTCGACCAGGCACTGGACCACTTCACCCGGGGGCTGGAGTTGGCGCGCGAGGTCGGCGAGAGGTACCAGGAAATGAATCTGCTCAACGGGCTCGGCGAGACCCTGTCGGCGTCCGGCGAGCACCGCCGGGCCCTGCTCCGGTTCGACGCGGCGCACGCCATAGCCTCCGAGCTGGGTGAACGTGCCGAGCAGGCGCGCGCGCACCGGGGCCTCGGCCACGCGCACCGGGCCCTGGGCGAGACCGAGGACGCCCGGTTGAACCTGAAGGAGGCACTGGCCCTCTACACCGAGCTCGGGGTACCGGAGGTTCAGGCGGTGCGGGAGGCGCTCCGGGATCTCTAG
- the dnaN gene encoding DNA polymerase III subunit beta, producing MKLTIDRSDLSDAVTWAAGALPARPAVPVLAGLMLRAGERLTVSAFDYEVATTATATASVTDPGEALVSGRLLAQIVRSLPPGPVGLTRGGGGLVVSCAEATFTLATMPVEDYPSPPVPPPVAGTVDAGLFAEAVAQVVLAASRDDTVPAFTGARLHLEGETLTLSCIDRYRMGVRHLPWSPAGDRALDGTGPGQGGPSSTAPGQFGAGAATALVPAGTLAATARHLSAGTTLTLRLGDGLLGLDCGPRHTVTRLLDNPLADYVSQFPATGAIHAEVRTGPLLDALRRVALVAAPQTPVHLVFSPGRLRLEARAGSEAHATAALDADFDGELSIGFNPRFLLDGLTALGGDSVRMTFAGPGKAASLTGGDGRFRYLLAAVRLPTG from the coding sequence GTGAAGCTGACGATCGACCGCTCGGACCTGTCGGACGCCGTGACCTGGGCGGCCGGTGCGCTCCCCGCCCGGCCGGCGGTGCCGGTGCTCGCCGGTCTGATGCTGCGCGCCGGTGAACGGCTCACCGTCTCCGCGTTCGACTACGAGGTGGCCACAACCGCCACCGCCACCGCGTCGGTCACGGACCCGGGCGAGGCGCTGGTCTCCGGGCGGCTGCTCGCCCAGATCGTCCGCAGTCTCCCGCCGGGGCCGGTGGGCCTGACCCGAGGCGGCGGAGGCCTCGTCGTGTCCTGTGCGGAGGCGACGTTCACGCTGGCCACGATGCCCGTCGAGGACTATCCGTCGCCGCCCGTCCCGCCGCCGGTCGCCGGCACGGTCGACGCCGGCCTGTTCGCCGAGGCCGTCGCGCAGGTCGTGCTCGCGGCCAGCCGGGACGACACGGTGCCGGCGTTCACGGGCGCGCGGCTGCACCTGGAGGGGGAGACCCTGACCCTGTCGTGCATCGACCGGTACCGGATGGGGGTCCGGCACCTGCCCTGGTCCCCGGCCGGGGATCGAGCGCTCGACGGCACGGGCCCCGGCCAGGGTGGGCCTTCCAGCACCGCTCCCGGACAATTCGGTGCCGGCGCGGCCACGGCCCTGGTCCCGGCCGGCACCCTGGCGGCCACCGCCCGGCACCTGTCGGCCGGGACGACGCTCACCCTCCGGCTCGGCGACGGCCTGCTCGGCCTCGACTGCGGCCCCCGGCACACCGTCACCCGCCTCCTCGACAACCCGCTCGCCGATTACGTGTCCCAGTTCCCCGCCACCGGCGCGATCCACGCGGAGGTGCGCACCGGCCCGCTGCTCGACGCCCTGCGCCGGGTCGCCCTCGTCGCGGCCCCGCAGACGCCCGTCCACCTGGTGTTCAGTCCGGGGCGGCTCCGGCTGGAGGCCCGGGCCGGCAGCGAGGCGCACGCCACGGCCGCCCTCGACGCGGACTTCGACGGGGAGCTGAGCATCGGGTTCAACCCGCGGTTCCTGCTCGACGGGCTCACGGCGCTCGGCGGCGACAGCGTCCGGATGACGTTCGCCGGGCCCGGCAAGGCGGCGTCTCTGACCGGCGGGGACGGGCGGTTCCGCTACCTGCTCGCGGCCGTCCGGCTTCCCACCGGGTGA
- a CDS encoding multicopper oxidase family protein encodes MSRRIRLAVAAVAALAVVGPLGWAWQDSLLPSTYSVMDLGRPDLGGGPDAHVHHGVSVADLTGPAGEPDVAVTLTARRESFVLGGGERMTGYTVNHLSPGPPIRATEGQLVAVTLVNESVADGVTLHWHGVDVPNAEDGVAGVTQDAVPQGGSHVYRFRAGRPGSYWYHSHQVSHEQVRQGLFGALVIEPAGSGPAPGSGSEPGPGQGPGPAGLGPGAVVAGPAGLDVLAPVHTYANLRTVGGRTGTPRVDAAGPVRLRVVNTDNDTVRVTVAGAPYRLLALDARDLHEPGELTGEAVLVPAGGRADLGLVVPSTGPAVRVDLGGVALVLGRPGAAPAPALSPAGTVDPLRYGTPAPLGLDPGRADRRFTLRIGRFPGFVDGRPGVWWTVNGHLFPDVPMFVVREGDTVVMTIVNGSGKAHPMHLHGHHAVILSRDGTPATGSPEWRDSLDVPAGSTYVLAFRADNPGIWMDHCHNLDHAAQGLVAHVAYEGVSEPYRVGRGNAPE; translated from the coding sequence GTGTCCCGCCGGATCCGGCTCGCGGTGGCCGCCGTCGCCGCTCTCGCCGTCGTCGGGCCGCTCGGCTGGGCGTGGCAGGACAGCCTGCTGCCGTCGACGTACTCCGTGATGGACCTCGGCCGGCCAGACCTCGGCGGCGGCCCCGACGCGCACGTGCACCACGGCGTCAGCGTCGCCGACCTCACCGGGCCGGCCGGCGAACCCGACGTGGCCGTGACGCTCACCGCGCGCAGGGAGTCCTTCGTGCTCGGCGGCGGGGAACGAATGACCGGGTACACGGTCAACCACCTCTCGCCGGGGCCGCCGATCCGGGCCACCGAAGGGCAGCTGGTCGCCGTGACGCTGGTCAACGAGTCCGTGGCCGACGGGGTCACCCTGCACTGGCACGGGGTGGACGTGCCCAACGCCGAGGACGGGGTCGCCGGGGTCACCCAGGACGCCGTGCCGCAGGGCGGGAGCCATGTGTACCGGTTCCGGGCCGGGCGCCCCGGGAGCTACTGGTACCACTCGCATCAGGTGTCGCATGAGCAGGTGCGGCAGGGGTTGTTCGGGGCGTTGGTGATCGAACCGGCCGGGTCCGGGCCGGCTCCCGGTTCCGGGTCGGAGCCCGGTCCTGGCCAGGGTCCCGGGCCGGCCGGCCTCGGGCCCGGCGCCGTGGTCGCCGGCCCGGCGGGGCTCGACGTGCTCGCCCCGGTGCACACCTACGCCAACCTGCGCACCGTCGGCGGCCGGACCGGCACGCCCCGGGTCGACGCGGCCGGTCCGGTCCGGCTGCGGGTCGTCAACACCGACAACGACACGGTCCGGGTCACCGTCGCCGGCGCGCCCTACCGGCTACTCGCCCTCGACGCCCGTGACCTGCACGAACCCGGCGAGCTGACCGGCGAGGCCGTCCTCGTCCCGGCCGGCGGGCGCGCCGACCTGGGTCTCGTGGTGCCGTCCACCGGCCCGGCGGTCCGGGTCGACCTCGGCGGCGTGGCCCTGGTGCTCGGCCGACCCGGCGCGGCCCCGGCCCCGGCGCTGTCCCCGGCCGGCACCGTGGACCCGCTGCGCTACGGCACCCCGGCCCCGCTCGGCCTCGATCCCGGCCGCGCCGACCGGCGGTTCACCCTGCGGATCGGACGGTTCCCCGGCTTCGTCGACGGCCGGCCCGGCGTGTGGTGGACCGTCAACGGCCACCTGTTCCCCGACGTCCCGATGTTCGTGGTCCGCGAGGGCGACACCGTCGTCATGACCATCGTCAACGGTTCCGGCAAGGCGCACCCGATGCACCTGCACGGCCACCACGCCGTCATTCTCAGCCGGGACGGCACCCCCGCCACCGGGTCCCCGGAATGGCGGGACTCCCTCGACGTGCCGGCCGGGTCGACGTACGTGCTCGCGTTCCGCGCCGACAACCCCGGCATCTGGATGGACCACTGCCACAACCTCGACCATGCCGCCCAGGGCCTCGTCGCGCACGTCGCGTACGAGGGCGTCAGCGAGCCCTACCGGGTCGGGCGGGGCAACGCACCGGAGTAG
- a CDS encoding DUF6220 domain-containing protein: MRTTYKVLAILVAVSVALQGAWIAFGVFGLAHDTDDQPVLLDDSYKGNAGWMLHGIGGQIVVPLLAIALLVVAFFAHVPHGVRWAAIIVGLVALQVALGFLSFAWPGLGLLHGFNALVLFGMAIHARQAAGRPAAPLTGPMTVA, translated from the coding sequence GTGAGGACGACGTACAAGGTGCTGGCCATTCTCGTCGCGGTCTCGGTGGCGTTGCAGGGTGCCTGGATCGCGTTCGGCGTGTTCGGCCTCGCCCATGACACCGACGACCAACCCGTCCTGTTGGACGACAGCTACAAGGGCAACGCCGGCTGGATGCTGCACGGCATCGGCGGCCAGATCGTCGTCCCGCTGCTGGCGATCGCGCTGCTCGTCGTGGCGTTCTTCGCGCACGTGCCGCACGGGGTGCGCTGGGCGGCGATCATCGTCGGGCTTGTCGCGCTGCAGGTCGCGCTCGGCTTCCTCTCGTTCGCCTGGCCGGGGCTCGGCCTGCTGCACGGCTTCAACGCCCTGGTCCTGTTCGGCATGGCGATCCATGCCCGACAGGCCGCCGGACGCCCGGCCGCGCCGCTGACAGGACCCATGACGGTCGCCTGA
- a CDS encoding ABC transporter substrate-binding protein codes for MVDRRFWSGLTAAVLVASVAAGCGSTPQRGGAAGLEGEVVVGAVLELSGPGAVIGTVHRNALQVTVDQLNQGGVDVGGKHRKVRLVVRDSASDPAKGAAAARELITADGVSAIVGASTTAVTLAIVPVVEEMGVPLVSLAASDAIVTPVASRKYCFKVSPNGGDIAAAIIENAVRMGAHKIGLLTAKGAYGDVVTQVMTAALGVRSSDGVTLTKGVRIAEDGSDAPDQVAELLAARPDAILIGALMPGAARAVSAVHAAGYTGKVFLDPSAGADQFLTGPVAADAEGMFMVHPAVLDPNGIATTPAGLAQQEFRRRYIQAYDTYSGVAPSAYDALHMITEAITTTKGTDHKALRDALENIHYDGVAGNYAFGPNYHGGVSAGTLTTFVVRLGGWQLLY; via the coding sequence ATGGTCGATCGCAGGTTCTGGTCAGGGCTCACCGCAGCCGTACTCGTCGCGTCCGTCGCCGCCGGCTGCGGCTCGACGCCGCAGCGGGGTGGCGCCGCCGGACTGGAGGGCGAGGTCGTCGTCGGGGCCGTGCTCGAACTCAGCGGACCGGGGGCCGTGATCGGCACCGTGCACCGCAACGCGCTGCAGGTCACGGTCGACCAGCTCAACCAGGGCGGCGTCGACGTCGGCGGAAAGCACCGCAAGGTCCGGCTCGTCGTCCGCGACAGCGCCAGCGACCCGGCCAAGGGCGCGGCGGCGGCCCGCGAACTGATCACGGCCGACGGGGTGTCGGCGATCGTCGGCGCGAGCACCACCGCGGTGACCCTCGCGATCGTGCCCGTCGTCGAGGAGATGGGCGTGCCACTGGTGTCCCTCGCCGCGAGCGACGCGATCGTCACCCCGGTCGCGAGCCGCAAGTACTGCTTCAAGGTGTCGCCGAACGGCGGCGACATCGCGGCTGCCATCATCGAGAACGCGGTGCGGATGGGCGCACACAAGATCGGTCTGCTGACCGCGAAGGGCGCCTACGGCGACGTCGTCACCCAGGTCATGACCGCGGCGCTCGGCGTGCGGTCCAGCGACGGGGTGACCCTCACGAAGGGCGTCCGGATCGCCGAGGACGGCTCCGACGCGCCCGACCAGGTGGCCGAGCTGCTCGCCGCCAGGCCCGACGCCATCCTGATCGGGGCGCTGATGCCCGGGGCGGCGCGCGCGGTGAGCGCGGTGCACGCCGCCGGGTACACCGGAAAGGTCTTCCTGGATCCGTCTGCGGGGGCCGACCAGTTCCTCACCGGCCCGGTCGCCGCCGATGCCGAGGGCATGTTCATGGTGCACCCGGCGGTGCTGGACCCCAACGGCATCGCGACCACCCCGGCCGGGCTGGCCCAGCAGGAGTTCCGGCGCCGCTACATCCAGGCGTACGACACCTACTCCGGCGTCGCGCCCAGCGCCTACGACGCCCTGCACATGATCACCGAGGCGATCACGACGACGAAGGGCACCGACCACAAGGCGCTCCGCGACGCCCTGGAGAACATCCACTACGACGGGGTGGCCGGCAACTACGCCTTCGGGCCCAACTACCACGGCGGGGTGAGCGCCGGGACCCTGACGACCTTCGTGGTCCGGCTCGGCGGCTGGCAACTGCTCTACTAG
- a CDS encoding LamB/YcsF family protein yields the protein MDLNADLGEGYGRWHLTDDEALLDVVTSANVACGFHAGDPSIMRRVCAAAADRGVRIGAQVSYRDLAGFGRRAMDVPADELADEVTYQIGALRVFAEAAGGTVSYVKPHGALYNRVVDDPTQAAAVVAGIVRAGGRLPVLGLPGSALHEAAGAAGLPTVAEAFADRAYTARGTLVPRGTPGAVLEPEAAVAQALGIARESRVTAVTGEVVVVEARSICVHGDSPGAVAVGRAIRAALAVEPFA from the coding sequence ATGGATCTCAACGCTGACCTCGGCGAGGGCTACGGCCGCTGGCACCTGACGGACGACGAGGCCCTCCTCGACGTCGTGACCAGTGCGAACGTGGCCTGCGGCTTCCACGCCGGCGACCCGTCGATCATGCGTCGGGTGTGCGCGGCCGCCGCCGATCGCGGGGTGCGGATCGGCGCCCAGGTGTCCTACCGCGACCTGGCCGGCTTCGGCCGCCGGGCGATGGACGTGCCGGCCGACGAACTGGCCGACGAGGTCACGTACCAGATCGGCGCGCTGCGGGTCTTCGCCGAGGCCGCCGGCGGCACGGTCAGCTACGTCAAGCCGCACGGCGCGCTCTACAACCGGGTGGTCGACGACCCGACCCAGGCCGCGGCCGTGGTCGCCGGGATCGTCCGGGCCGGTGGCCGGCTGCCCGTGCTCGGCCTGCCCGGCTCAGCCCTGCACGAAGCGGCTGGCGCCGCCGGGCTGCCGACCGTGGCCGAGGCGTTCGCGGACCGGGCGTACACAGCCCGGGGCACGCTCGTCCCGCGCGGCACGCCCGGCGCGGTCCTCGAACCGGAGGCGGCGGTCGCCCAGGCGCTCGGCATCGCCCGCGAAAGCCGGGTCACAGCGGTCACCGGGGAGGTGGTCGTGGTCGAGGCGCGGTCGATCTGCGTGCACGGGGACAGTCCGGGGGCCGTGGCGGTGGGGCGGGCGATCCGGGCGGCCCTGGCCGTGGAACCGTTCGCGTAG